The Brassica napus cultivar Da-Ae unplaced genomic scaffold, Da-Ae ScsIHWf_1092;HRSCAF=1556, whole genome shotgun sequence DNA segment caaggattggccccgaccaagcagtgccacggaagttagaagcttcctagggctggcaggttactatagaaagtttgtgaaggGATTcacaagcttggctcagccgatgacacggttgactgggaaggacgttaagttcacatggtccgAAGAGTGTACGAGATGTTTCTACGCACTTAAGGctatgctgactagcgcacccatcCTGGTTCTTCCGGAGGCAGACCAACCTTATGTGGTCTACATGgatgcgtccatcactggactcgGTTGCGTGTTAACTCAACAGGGGAAGGTCATTTCTTACGGGTCAAGGCAGCTGTAGAaccatgagggaaactaccccacccatgatcttgaaatggctgcggtagtattcgccttaaagatttggcgatcatatttATATGGGGCTATAGTCCAGATACTTACAGACCATAAAAGtctgaagtatatattcacccagcatGAGTtgaacttaaggcagaggaggtggatggattTCGTGGCCGACTACGACCTAGACATCACTTACTATCCGGGTAAGGCTAACCTTGTGGCCGACGCCTTGAGCCGGAAGCGAGAAGATGTTGCGGCCGGTAGCAGAACGGACGAGCCAGATGAGGCGGGACGTTTCGTCCGTTTAAATGCTTTGAACAGGACGGACGAACCACGGGGTTTAGAGGCAGTGAATAAGGCTGACCTGCTTGCCCGGATCCGATCGGCCCGagatcaggacgagaacctgaagaTGGTTGCTCGGAACGGCCTGACTGAGTATCAAATCGCCAAGGACGGTATGATCTTAGTTCATGGTCGGATCAGCGTACCCAATGATAGGAGTTTAAAGGATGAGATCCTTAGAGAAGCTCACAAGTTTGGAGTGACCAAGATGTATCATAATCTCAGACAGTACTATCATTGGATACGGACGAAGGTCAATGTGGCCGAATGGCTGGCCAAGTGTCCTACTTGTCAACTTGTCAAGGCCGAACAACAAGTTCTGAGTTGACTTCTTCAGAGCctacctattccggaatggaagtgggatcacatcacgatGGACTTCGTGACAGGttttcccacgaccaggaatagGAATGATGCTGTCTGGATAATAGTGGATCGACTGACCAAGTCTGCCCACTTCCTGGCCATCAAAAAGACTGATGGAGTCGACCGGATTGTGAGTAAGTACATTGACGAGATTGTGAGGCTACACGGAGAACCCTCAAGTATAGTTTCGGATAGAGATTCGAGGTTCACTGCTCACTTCTGTCAagctttccagaaagctttaGGAACGAGAGTGAACATTAGTACGGCTTATCATCCccaaacggatgggcagtcggAAAGAACTATACGGACGCTGGAGGATATGCTTCGATCATGTGTCCTCGATTGGGGCGATTCCTTGGAATGACATTTGCCGTTAGTGGAGTTCGCCTACAATAACAGTTTCCACTCAAGTATAGGCATGTCGCCATATGAAGCTTTGTATGGACAACCATGCAGGACGccgttatgctggacccaagtgggggagcacAGCATGATAGGCCCCGAAATTGTGGAGGAAACCACGGAGAAGATCAAGTCCGTGCGGGACAAGATGAGGGCCGGACAGGACAGATAAAAACATTACACTGACAAACAAAGGAAAGAACTGGAGTTTGCAGTGGGTGATATGgtctatctcaaaatgattacctttaaaGGTAGAGTGCAAATTTCTGGTAGAAGGAAATTAGATCCAAGATACCTAGGTCCGTTCAGAGTCATAGAACGAGTGGGTAGTGTGGCATATAAGTTGGACTTACCATCCGAGATGGAAGCCTTCCATAATGTATTCCATGTCTCCCAACTCCGGAAGTGCTTGACGGATCAGGACGTCTTAATACCAGAAATACCATCTGATCTAGGTACGAATCTAACTTTGGAAACAAGGCCGGTTCAGAtcgtagataggatggaaaagcaatgagaaagaaaaaaatccagATGGCAAGGTCATTTGGGATTGTAATGGTCGAGAAGAGACCACTTGGGAGACGGAGGCCAGGATGAAGGCCGAGTTTCAGAAATGGTTTGACCAGTTTGTGTTGGATGAAACACATGACTCGGATTCGAGGAGGAATCCATTGCTAGTAGGGAAGACTTGTAACATCCCGGATCCTGAATAGGATaattgggacggccatggttcgaggaaacacACTAGTCAGTCATAGGACATCAAGACAAACGTTCCATGGccagataagaaggttaaggacgtaaggAAACCTAGACTTAACCTCACacaagtcgagagtcagctaggacgagtaagatcGTAGCTGGACGGATGGAACAGGTTTCTCGACCAGCTCAACAGAGTTAGGTTAACCTCACTCCAACtcggccactactaagtcagctccaatAGCTGAaatactagctcactcagctgaggcagctgggagtcagctcatctcagcttgaccaactgttcgggtttcggtcCGATGGTCCGGATCGGGCCGGTGGCGGGCCATGGGGGTCcgccatgaggccatggaccGTTGGGGCTTCGGGACTGTGACACCCTCGATCGTagataaccggaaatgacaAGGTCGATGTTCCCAGATGGTCGACCCGAGGTTCTCGAAATAAAtccgatcgccttagaccaacaaccaaagaacacagacgctcctatcggatattactctaggcttttcaacccgataaagcaatattcgatagttagttcgtcccggacaaggactaatatcatatgagaactcgtgatttataaacatctttgatacattatttattaactttaaacatcttacaaagTGTTATAGTTTTATCCTATGGCCTATTGCCCAACaacgttttaagtaaatatacatcaaaaggtacgttgcaaggacaacaaaatactaccgctGGTTGGCCGTTCCTTCCGTCCAAAAAGTAAAGTGTCTCCCGCCTCAGGTTTACCTGCACACAtaaatgagtcatgagcaactattttactcagtgaatctagaatcacaacacaatcaataacaatcaagcaattatcaatgcatatacatgatcatgcaagtactagtactatactttaatatcgatcatcattgtgacttcttattttaaacatcacttccacaacacccgcccgttaccatactcatataacacaatatatatactagacccgagaaaccactaaggctaaccgacactagtgagttagcatcaccatcattgtcaaatgtccggtatgaacaatccgacactgcatcgtcatgcagtacacggtctccagggagctacccaatcatcgtgtcttcatgaccttgttccattcgcaggaccaagtcacggtaatgtgggggctttagggatagtgaatataacaagacttcacatgattttacttccataattattccaaaattaatccataattaatccttaattcatcataattaactcttaattaatcctagattaatccttaattaatctcatattaatttttaattaatccaagattagtacttaattaatcatgattactccttaattaatctcaaATTAATTCTCAATTAAACaaagattaattcttaattaaactaagattaatccttaatcaaaaccatgattatttcatagttaagattagtacttgagaacaagtactcaGATTAGGATTAACCTCACTTTAACACTATTCTTTAAGTGTAAGTGTTTACCATGAGTAAACACAATatcattcttaaatattcagacattttactaacttaatcaaggactcattcatgatctatctcaacatctatctagactcacctaaagATTAGTCTTGAAACTGGCTTGGACAAGACTTGAGTTCCACTTGAACAAGGATGATTGAACAGGACTGGATACTTCAAGCTTTACTCTACCTCTGACCTGAAACAGAGTGGTATGATCACAAGATCAGTTCGGTTCATGCCTTAACACCTTAGATCAGATCAGTTCAAGCTTGGTTCTTCTCAGACTATACAAGTTCAGGACAAGATCAGACTGAGTTCAAATCGGTTTACTCAAAGCTAGATCAAAATATCATAGGTGGTGGTTCTAAGAGGTTGATTCAAACCGAAATTAACAAGAACTGAACTGTATCAGAACTTATAGAACTGATCCGACCAAGACCTAAACTAAACATCAACTGTTCTGATCAGATACTGACTGAGGCAAGGAGACCAAATCTTACCAAGATGAACCAAAGGACTAGATGGCCtcagctgatcctcttctccaagGTAAGCTTGTGGCTGgactgatcaaagagaaagatcaaggtctgatcatgatctgaactcaactaggtctagggttttatttaaaaatatcaccTTCTGATCTTTCCCAGGTAAGAAACTGAGCTAAGGTTGAAGATTAGGTCACCAccaattttttcttaatttattttcttgatttttctcactgatttttctgttcttctttctctctttctctctgaaattctCGAGGTTTTTCTGTAGGTTTCAGAACGTGGGAAGCAGCTGGAGGAGGGTTAAATACAAGCTGTGGTTGCTTCACCTGAGGGTTTAGCTCATAACAAAGCTTGGCTGAGAGCAGACAGCTGGCAACCTGTTTCATCATCTACACCATACTGTCCTTTCCCTCCCATGAAGTAGTTTCCAGCcaatcataaataattaaaggaggaagcaagcacacaggcagcttgtgattgtcatgtgccatttactgaagaagctaagtAAGCAGGCAGGTGCAAGTCAAGTGACTGAATACTGAACAAGCAGGCTGGTGGAAGACATGAGTCTGGTCCAAAATTAATTAGGCAGTtggttaataatttaaaataattttcaaccaaatattccttgtctttgTCTCTCGTCTTGTTCTCGGACAGTCTCGTCCAGCTTAATATAAATTCgactaaaatatttaagactcggCCAAACTATCATGTGAAGGtctttcgaccacaagacagtcccgtcgagaaattaatctaccgggtcgatttttatttctattaatCATGGTCAaaccaactaaaaactggtCGAGTGGGATTTTTCTTGACCAAAAATTCattggctcgtgagggttattacactcttccccccttaaaagaattcgtccccgaattctcaaAATATAAGTGTACACCCTTTACTGGACGACTGGGGTATCTGAGAAGAGTTCTGGGTAATCAGCTCGGAacttatcttcatcctcccatgTTATAACAACTCTCTGTTGCTTTCCCCAAAATACTTGAACTTGCGAAATTTCCCTATTCTTCAATTTCTTGATACGACGCTCGCCTATCCGCAAAGGACCTTCAGGATAGGTGAGGTTAGGTTTCAAGTTCTCTGGTCGCTGCGGCTCAACCATATTTGGATCTGGTATATGCTTACATAGCATCGATACATGAAATACCGGATGCATAGGCATATCGGGTGGAAGTTCTAGTCTATAGGCTACTTCTCCAACTCTAGGGACAATTCGGTATGGTGCCTTTGCTATTGCAGCGGATCCGGGTTCTAAGGTTATACTAAAGGGGTTACTCCTAGACGGCAGCAATCCCTCTAATGCCTTAAACACGTCCTCATATTCTCTGACTACTGGTATTTCTTCCATGTTCTACTCTTTCTCGTCTTCTACTGGTCCAGCAACTAAGGTCACTAAGTATATTTCTTCACCCTTCTCCAAAAGGTTTTTAATTCTCAGTGCTAACACTAATGACGCTCCAACACTTGGTACTATGCCATGGTAAGCTAAAAGgggttgggtatctctctcGAAAACAATCTTCCTTCGACCACAATCAAGGTGAGCTCGGTAACTTGACAGCCAATCACCTTCAgtttcaagaacttgatctccagGAGAACGGGAATGGATAAATTCACCTTAGTGAATTCTCCATCGAATCATGATGCTACTTCGGGAGctacaaaactatgtgttgctcCCAAATCGAAAAGGATGTGGGCGGATATTCCACCCACAAGCAAAGTCGCTGACAATAATTGACTTTCCCATCAATTACTTAA contains these protein-coding regions:
- the LOC125595843 gene encoding uncharacterized protein LOC125595843, which produces MEEIPVVREYEDVFKALEGLLPSRSNPFSITLEPGSAAIAKAPYRIVPRVGEVAYRLELPPDMPMHPVFHVSMLCKHIPDPNMVEPQRPENLKPNLTYPEGPLRIGERRIKKLKNREISQVQVFWGKQQRVVITWEDEDKFRADYPELFSDTPVVQ